The sequence GTGGCGCGATGGCCGCATCCACGCGCAGACCTTGCTGTGGCGCGAGGGCATGGCCGGATGGCAGCCGCTGGCCACGTTGGCGGCGGTGCTGCCTTGGGTGAGCGAGGCGGCGTTGGCACCGGCGGCTCCGCCACCGTTGCCCGCGGCCGGTCTCGCAAGACCCGCTGCGCGCAGCGGCTTGGCGGGCGGCGGCTGTGCCATCGCGATCGTGCTCGGTTCGTTCGGCGCGGTGATGATCCTCGGCGTGCTCGCCGCGATCGCGATTCCGGCGTATCAGGACTACACCCATCGCGCCAAGGTCGCCGTGGCGATCGGGAGCGCCGCTTCGCTGAAGGAGAGGGTGATGGCTGACTACCGGCGACTCGGTGGTTGCCCGGTGGATATCGAAGTCGACAGCAGCGACGTGCCCGATGGTTTCAGCGAGATCTGGGTCGGCCGCTTCGAGGACGAAACCTGCGGTATCCAGCTGGTCTTCGAGGCGATTCCCGGCCTGGTCGACAGCGAGGACAAGAAGCTCTGGCTTTGGCTGGACGAGTCCGGCAGCGGCTGGAAGTGTTCGTCGGAGCTGCCGAATCGCGTGTTGCCTCAGAGTTGCCGCGGCTGATGCGAAACGACGAGGGCCGCTCGCGCGGCCCCCGTTTGCGGCGATGATGCCAAGGCTCAGCGAGCGCCACCCTTCGGGCGGAAGCCGTTGAGCGCTCCGAGATAACGGCCGAGGCGTTCCTCGATCGCCTCGCGCGCCTTGTCCGGTGCGCTCAGGTTGGTGAAGTCGACCTTCTGCGTCACCGCTGGGCCGAGCGGCTGGCCGGCAAACACATCCCAGGTCTTGATCGTCAAGTTGGCCGAATACAGCGTGTCGGTCTGGCCGTAGAAGGTGATCGGCGTCGAGCCGAGCGGCTGGGCGCGGATCACGGTCACCGCACGCACGTTGTTGGCGCGCGCGAGTGCGGCGAACAGACGCGGCATGTCCGGCGCGCCGGAGTTGATCAGCGACGAAATGCCCGGGGTGCTCTCTTCATCGGCGAGCAGGAAACCTGCGGATTCCAGCGCCTCCTCGATCACGCTTTCGGCTGCCTGCGCAATCGCCGGATCGCCGAGGCTGATCACCATCACCCGCGGTGGGCCTACCGGGCGCCGTGGCCGATCTTCCGGTGGCGGCAGGTTGCGCGCCAGCGCCGGGCGATCGCCGCGCAAGCCGGGGCGTTCGATCGCGACCGGATCGCGCCCGCCCTCGACGTCCTTGCGGCGCTGGGCGAGTTCGTCCAGCACGGTCAGGCCAGGCGCCGCTTCGGCAGCGTTGTCGTCAGCATCGCTGGCCGCCGCCAGCCCGGTATGGCGCAGCGCTTCGCTGGCGCCGGCGAGGGCGTCGGCTGCGCCCACCATGGCATCGTCCGCTCCGGCGATTGCGCGATCGGCAACCACCAGTGCGTCCACATCGGAAGCCAGCGTGCCCGCTGCGAGCGCTGCGGCAGGCTGGACCGGCGTCGTCGTCGGTGTGCTCAGCGCTGCCGATTCCGGTGCCGCCAGCGGCGTACCGAGCAGGCGATCCTTGAATGCGTAGCCGGCTGCACCGAGGGCGCCAAGCGCGACGACGGCTGCGATCGGCCAGAAGGCCTTCGATCCACCGGCGCGCTTTTCCTGCGCCTCCATCACCGATGGCCTGGCGGCTGCAGCCGGCGCCGGCGGTGGCACCACCGCGCGCTGGTGCGTGGCTGGCGTCGGTGGCGTTGCCTTGAGCGCTGCCTCGCGCTGGGTCGCCGCCGCGATCGCCTCGGCTGGCGTGGCCATGCCGATCACGGTGGCGGCAGCCAAGGGCAGCTTGGCCTGCACCGAAATCGGACCACCGGCCATTACCGCCGGATGCTTCTGCAGATCGGCGACCAGTTCATGGCAACTGGCGTAACGGTCGGCCGGGTCCTTGGCGACCATGCGCATCAGGATGCGCGCGAGTTCGGGATCGACGTCGCTGTTGAGCTGGCGCACGTCCGGCACTTCCGCCTTGACCACTTCCAGCAGCAGCCCAAGCGGCGACTCGTCGGTGAACGGCATGCGCCCGGTCAACATCTCGAATAGCACGATGCCGAGCGAGAACACGTCCGAACGCAGGTCGACCGGCTTGCCCAGGCAGACCTCGGGCGAGAGATAGCCGGGCGTGCCGACGAACTCGCCGGTGCCGGTGAGCTTCTTGGAGAAATCGTGCTGCGCCAGTGCGATGCCGAAGTCGGCGATCTTGATCGTGCCGCGCGTCGTCAGCATCAGATTGGCCGGCTTGATGTCGCGATGCACGACGCCCTTGTCATGCGCGATCGACAAGCCGAGCGCGGTCTGGTGCACCGCTTTCGCGGCCTGGCCCGGCGACATCTTGCCTTCGCGCTTCAAGTACGAAGACAGTGACTCGCCCTCGACGAATTCCATCGCGAAGAACGGCTGGCCGGATTCCTCGCCGATGAAGTAAATCTGGATGATGTGCGCATCGTTGAGTTGCGCCATCGAGCGCGCCTCGCGCAGGAAGCGTTCCTTCACCGACTCGTCGTGCGACAGCGACTCCGACAGCGTCTTGATCGCGACGTAGCGGTTCAGTGCAGGCTCGTAGCCTTTGTAGACGACGCCCATGCCGCCGCGACCGAGTTCGCAGACGACATCGTAATGACCGACCTTGCTTCTCATGACTCGACTCCCCGATGGATCGCCCGGGAGGAGCGCACCTGGCCGGCGGCCCCTGTCACCAAACGTCAATCGAGAATATCACTGCATTCTGAATGGCTCCCAAGCCACAGCGGCGAGCGCAGCCGAACCGACCGGCGGTTGGAAGCAAGAGTTTGGCGGATAGACTCGCGGCTCCGATGGAGGACTGAAGATGAAGCGACGCCAACTGATTGCCGCCGGAAGTGCCGCCGCGCTCGCCGCCTGCGCGCCCAAGCCCAGCGGTGGTGGCGCCGGCCAGAGCGCGCAGCAATTCCGCTGGAAGATGGTCACGTCCTGGCCGCCGAATTTCCCAGGGCTTGGCAGCAGTGTCGTGCGTCTCGCCGAGATGCTGGCGCAGGCCAGTGGCGGCCGGCTCAGCGTGAAGATCTACGCCGGCAATGAACTGGTGCCGCCGTTCGAGGTATTCGACGCGGTGTCACGCGGCACCGCCGAGATGGGCCACAGCGGAGCCTATTACTGGAAGGGCAAGTCGCCGGCGACGCCGTTTTTCTGTGCCGTGCCGTTCGGTCTCAATGCCCAGGAAATGAACGGATGGCTCTACCACGGCGGCGGCCTGGAGCTGTGGCGCGAGCTGTATGCAAAGTTCAACCTGGTGCCATTCGCCTGCGGCAACACTGGCGTGCAGATGGCCGGCTGGTTCAATCGCGAGATCACCTCGGTCGATGATCTGAAGGGATTGAAGATGCGCATCCCCGGGCTCGGCGGCGAGGTCATGGCCCGTCTCGGTGCGGTGCCGGTGAACATACCGGGCGGCGAGATCTTTACTTCGCTGCAGCAGGGCGCGATCGACGCGGCGGAGTGGGTCGGCCCCTACAACGACCTGGCCTTCGGTCTGCATCGCGCG comes from Lysobacterales bacterium and encodes:
- a CDS encoding serine/threonine protein kinase; protein product: MRSKVGHYDVVCELGRGGMGVVYKGYEPALNRYVAIKTLSESLSHDESVKERFLREARSMAQLNDAHIIQIYFIGEESGQPFFAMEFVEGESLSSYLKREGKMSPGQAAKAVHQTALGLSIAHDKGVVHRDIKPANLMLTTRGTIKIADFGIALAQHDFSKKLTGTGEFVGTPGYLSPEVCLGKPVDLRSDVFSLGIVLFEMLTGRMPFTDESPLGLLLEVVKAEVPDVRQLNSDVDPELARILMRMVAKDPADRYASCHELVADLQKHPAVMAGGPISVQAKLPLAAATVIGMATPAEAIAAATQREAALKATPPTPATHQRAVVPPPAPAAAARPSVMEAQEKRAGGSKAFWPIAAVVALGALGAAGYAFKDRLLGTPLAAPESAALSTPTTTPVQPAAALAAGTLASDVDALVVADRAIAGADDAMVGAADALAGASEALRHTGLAAASDADDNAAEAAPGLTVLDELAQRRKDVEGGRDPVAIERPGLRGDRPALARNLPPPEDRPRRPVGPPRVMVISLGDPAIAQAAESVIEEALESAGFLLADEESTPGISSLINSGAPDMPRLFAALARANNVRAVTVIRAQPLGSTPITFYGQTDTLYSANLTIKTWDVFAGQPLGPAVTQKVDFTNLSAPDKAREAIEERLGRYLGALNGFRPKGGAR
- the dctP gene encoding TRAP transporter substrate-binding protein DctP, coding for MKRRQLIAAGSAAALAACAPKPSGGGAGQSAQQFRWKMVTSWPPNFPGLGSSVVRLAEMLAQASGGRLSVKIYAGNELVPPFEVFDAVSRGTAEMGHSGAYYWKGKSPATPFFCAVPFGLNAQEMNGWLYHGGGLELWRELYAKFNLVPFACGNTGVQMAGWFNREITSVDDLKGLKMRIPGLGGEVMARLGAVPVNIPGGEIFTSLQQGAIDAAEWVGPYNDLAFGLHRAAKYCYYPGWQEPGPTLECMVNKTAYESLPEDLRAILDACCRAINDDMLAEYTARNQDALKQLIETHKVEFRRLPDPVLAALRQQADAVLADLAQSDAFAKRVHDSYVAYREQVRAWAAVSEVAFYQART
- a CDS encoding DUF4339 domain-containing protein, whose protein sequence is MDNAEWFYADAGGQQQEPVDAETLQRLWRDGRIHAQTLLWREGMAGWQPLATLAAVLPWVSEAALAPAAPPPLPAAGLARPAARSGLAGGGCAIAIVLGSFGAVMILGVLAAIAIPAYQDYTHRAKVAVAIGSAASLKERVMADYRRLGGCPVDIEVDSSDVPDGFSEIWVGRFEDETCGIQLVFEAIPGLVDSEDKKLWLWLDESGSGWKCSSELPNRVLPQSCRG